The nucleotide sequence CAAAATGTCCACCACCGCTTAAATTTCGGCATCAGCTTTCTGGCCTGCACCCCTGCCCCTGGCGGCCAAAACCTGCGCCATCCCCGACCCGACCACCACAAAATTCCCCCGTAAAATATACCGGGCACCACCGTCATGGCATAGCGAAGGTTGAGGGAAAGCACGGTGCCCTTAGCGGCCAAGATTTGTAAAGTCGGCGGACCCGCCATGGCCCAAGCGGCTGGGGAGAGAAGCGGCACAAACGCCAGCGGCAGTGTTTGCCCTGCCATATAAAGAAGCGTGGTTTCGAGCGGCGACAGGGTTTCGGCCACAAAGGTCCAAGGTTGTGAAAGTATCCCCACAATGACATCAAAGGTCGTAGCACTATCGCCCTCGACGTACTGGCCGAACCGTTCCAAGACAAACCGCCGCGACACATCTTCTGAAAACAGAGGCATGACGTAATTGGTCAGCAGCAAGATATAAGCCAGACTCGCCGCACACACAGCCGCCCCAATTCTGGGGAACCTGCGGCTGGCCAACATATAAGCCCCCACCCCAAATAACACCACACCGCTGTCTTCCCGCACGGCCAAAATACAAGCGCAGAGAATGCCGAACAGCCACCACCAGCGCTTCTCCATGGCCAATAACAGCCCGAAGGCAAATAGGGGAATCTGGCTGCTGTCGTGAAAGTTGGCCAGCGTTGGCCCCAACACCGCGTTAGCGGCGTAAAAGCTCGCCACCAGCCAGACAGACAGCGTGGGTTGGAGATATTGTCTGGCCAAAGCAAACAGAACCAATCCCGCAGCAGTCACCAACGCCACCTGCAAGACGGTCAAAGTGGCGGGGTAAGGAAACAGGGCGTAGAGGGGCAACCACAACAATAGGGCGGGGGTGAAGTGCTGGCCGAGGCGGTGGTAGAACACTTCCGGCACTTCGCCGCTGTGGATGACGTTAGTGGAGAGTTGGGATGAGAGGGAGCTTTGGAAAAACCGCCCGTGGAGCCCGTTCCAGAACACCTGATTGAAAATGCCCTGGTCGTAGGACGAATAAAAGGTGAAATGGCGGTTGAGGGTAAGGATGAGGGTAAAGGCAAAAAAGACGCTCGCGACAGCGATCGCCCCTTTGAGTCCGGGCTTTTTGGCTAAGGTGGCTAGCATTGAATGGCGATTGGGGAAGCTCTAACGATTCTCCTGCCAAGTTTAAACGAGTGCGGGAGGCGCGATCGCGTCCTAAGCAATTGCAACAATTCGGGGATCGCGGGAAATTCGGTTGCTAGAATACAGTCCGATTCAGATGGATTCAAGGGCTTCCTATCGACACCCTCTACGGCAAGCTGAACGGTCTCAAACCGGCTCAAGTCAAGCAGCTCAAGCGATTGTACCAACAGCGCTTGCCTCGAGATCGCCTGCTGACAGCTGAGTTTGCCCAGCGCCTGGGAGCGGTTGGGGCGACGCTGAAACCTCAATCCGTCTCCGCATTTGTGAATCGGCGCGGCCAGGTAATTCGGGTGGCGATCGGCAACCCGATGGAAGCCCAGATCCCGTTGCTGGAGTTACCCCGCCAGGGGGCCGAGCGGCTGTCGGGGATTCGCTGTATTTCGACCCAGTATTCCACCCGGGAGCCGGGACAGAAGACACTGCTGGCTATGGCCTTACAGCGTTTGGATGCGCTCGTCACGCTGCACGTCACGGGCGAGGGATCGGTGGGCAAGCAGGGGCGCGGGGCGGCTGGGTTTGTCAGCACAGTCCACCTGTCTCACTTGGTCCCTGCTGCTGGCGATCGCTGGTCGGTGTCTCCCCCGCTGCAATTGGGGGCTGCGATCGAAGAGAATTTCCTCGATTTAGTCGAGGGCTTGGAGTCGGAGTTCAGTCGGCTCTATTCAGCGCGGCAGGTGGATGGCAAACGCGATCGCGCGGTTCTGGTGGGATTGCTAACCGCCGGCCACACCCAAGATCAACTGGAAGAGCGCCTGTCCGAACTGGAATTGCTGGTGGATAGTGCGGGTGGCGACGTCTTGGAGGCTTTGTGGCAGCGGCGGGATACCTTGCATCCCAAAACGGCGATCGGTCCCGGTAAAGTGCAAGAGCTGGCCCTGTTAGTACAGGATGTGGGGGCCAATATGGTGGTGTTCGATCGCGAGTTATCCCCGTCGCAAGTGCGGACTTTGGAGGATCGGGTGGGGGTGCGGGCGCTCGATCGCACTGAGGTGATTCTGGATATTTTTGCCCAACGGGCGCGATCGCGGGCGGGCAAGCTGCAGGTGGAGTTGGCCCAATTGGAATATCTCATGCCTCGCTTGGCAGGTCGAGGTCGAACGATGTCTCGCTTGGGGGGCGGCATCGGCACGCGGGGTCCGGGGGAAACCAAGTTGGAGATGGAGCGGCGGGGGATTCAGCGGCGGATTGCCTTGCTCCAAAAGCAAGTGAACGAGCTGCAGGCCCATCGGCGGCGGTTGCGGCAGCGGCGGCAGCAGCGGGATATCCCCACCATTGCGATCGTGGGATATACCAATGCGGGCAAGTCCACCCTGCTGAATGCCCTGACAGCATCGGATGCCTATGCCGCCGATCGCTTATTTGCCACATTGGATCCGACCACGCGGCGGTTGCAGTTAGATGCCGATACGCCGTTACTCCTCACCGATACGGTGGGATTTATGACGGAGTTGCCGCCGCAGTTGGTGGATGCATTTCGAGCCACGTTGGAGGAGGTGACGGAGGCAGATGCGCTCTTGCATGTGGTGGATCTGTCCCATCCCAGTTGGTTGGAGCAAATTGAGGCGGTGGATAAGCTGCTGGATGACATGACAGTCGCTACAGGACCGCGTCAGTTGGTATTTAATAAAATCGATCGCGTACCGGCAGAGCAGCAAACCCTGGTGGCTGAGAAATACCCGCGATCGCTACAAGTCTCCGCCACGGAGCGACTCAACTTCGACACTCTATTGGAGGTTTTAGGTCGCTTTGCCCAGAGAGCGACGTTGAAGGCGGTTTGATAGGCTGCAGAATTCAATCTACGCAATGCTAGGTTCGAGAAAATTTCGCAATGGAGTGTCGAAGATGGAATGCATCGACATCGGCTGGCAAGTCAGCTTGCTGGCGGGGTTGGGGCTACTGCTGACTGCACCGCTCGGCCCTCCGGTGGCGGCCCAAACAGACTCCGAACCGACGACAGTGGAGTGCGAGGTTTTGATTGCGGGAGGTGGTTTGGGGGGCGTGGCGGCAGCTTACGACAGCTTGCGACTGGGGCAGCAGGTCTGTGTGACTGAAATTACCGATTGGATTGGGGGACAGGCGACGGCGCAAGGGGTTTCGGCCCTGGACGAGCGACCGCTGCAGCGGGGGGGTGCTACGGGAGAAGAGCATTTTCCGTCGGGATACAGCGAATTTCGCGATCGCATTCGGGCGGCTTATGGCGGCGAACTCAACCCCGGCAAATGTTGGGTGAGTGTTCTCTGCTTTTCGCCTCGGGTGGGGCATCAGGTGTTGCGGGAGATGTTG is from Synechococcus sp. PCC 7336 and encodes:
- the hflX gene encoding GTPase HflX, which encodes MYQQRLPRDRLLTAEFAQRLGAVGATLKPQSVSAFVNRRGQVIRVAIGNPMEAQIPLLELPRQGAERLSGIRCISTQYSTREPGQKTLLAMALQRLDALVTLHVTGEGSVGKQGRGAAGFVSTVHLSHLVPAAGDRWSVSPPLQLGAAIEENFLDLVEGLESEFSRLYSARQVDGKRDRAVLVGLLTAGHTQDQLEERLSELELLVDSAGGDVLEALWQRRDTLHPKTAIGPGKVQELALLVQDVGANMVVFDRELSPSQVRTLEDRVGVRALDRTEVILDIFAQRARSRAGKLQVELAQLEYLMPRLAGRGRTMSRLGGGIGTRGPGETKLEMERRGIQRRIALLQKQVNELQAHRRRLRQRRQQRDIPTIAIVGYTNAGKSTLLNALTASDAYAADRLFATLDPTTRRLQLDADTPLLLTDTVGFMTELPPQLVDAFRATLEEVTEADALLHVVDLSHPSWLEQIEAVDKLLDDMTVATGPRQLVFNKIDRVPAEQQTLVAEKYPRSLQVSATERLNFDTLLEVLGRFAQRATLKAV
- a CDS encoding DUF2079 domain-containing protein, with translation MLATLAKKPGLKGAIAVASVFFAFTLILTLNRHFTFYSSYDQGIFNQVFWNGLHGRFFQSSLSSQLSTNVIHSGEVPEVFYHRLGQHFTPALLLWLPLYALFPYPATLTVLQVALVTAAGLVLFALARQYLQPTLSVWLVASFYAANAVLGPTLANFHDSSQIPLFAFGLLLAMEKRWWWLFGILCACILAVREDSGVVLFGVGAYMLASRRFPRIGAAVCAASLAYILLLTNYVMPLFSEDVSRRFVLERFGQYVEGDSATTFDVIVGILSQPWTFVAETLSPLETTLLYMAGQTLPLAFVPLLSPAAWAMAGPPTLQILAAKGTVLSLNLRYAMTVVPGIFYGGILWWSGRGWRRFWPPGAGVQARKLMPKFKRWWTFCLVVSALVCLAHSPNRTLYFVLPDSYQPWVYVSLPEQLQRTQQMNRILRTVPPDASVSATTYLVPHLSGRREIVRFPNLLVRNDDRQVISVDYAMVDLWRMERYQVAFRSDRGGLIQAVGQVEAMLDGGDYGAIAFDNGVILLQRQTPSDPAALEGWRAYRQHLDPILQQVP